In one Drosophila pseudoobscura strain MV-25-SWS-2005 chromosome X, UCI_Dpse_MV25, whole genome shotgun sequence genomic region, the following are encoded:
- the LOC6900419 gene encoding uncharacterized protein isoform X4 codes for MGGGFAGPPITLATSNQSPALARARARNTKAPQPQPHPSPNPYPRTQTETQTETETATETETRSSTIAPMHEKLLEKEETRKEKTERATSLLGGKVKEKPPKDKPPKQSKFAERLRRSFRRGDHRSLEIKRQEPTPEELQAKSRATPPLPLPLPLSSENNNLVGGRPPSAFALSQLHLPGVGLGGHINPALLLDSPDECTPPEYAYRHLSSVATTNSSTSLESNCELGDLSGSQTSVFYWACGQQTTTASMGGEVSTANGAGATASAGAGAGAATGTGLDAQERSKRRLETQSSNRSDQQPISITTTTSSAPASGSRSCSLTSESSSVRLTRLQNFLFKSSNESSRSCQGHSNEGFTASSHNSSSGEWEQMGAHGPLSSSSGVGFHGGSFPEESTPDETDATDAGSTLPVESGEAGGGYYQYTLTSPNNPFLPEITARTYHSTYEEDGLEPMEELQLDGNVTSVKYNASAAGTRSAQLPTPAYSRAGSQESTHSESGVSCPPGPSPSPASSSSSTPGRHRRKLFSLNSPTRLLHHAPVAQSQPPPSASPPAGTQQESGGRFHSGSLVRSLNPFLPTASSPKRGSPLKQSAVTSPGAVTPDLGTKREEFLRATMKICLVVSPPSSKLQLKSKSLTHLDGLDTVVACQHGPGGTAATTSVVQAPGASGAPGVSSGHQHQHQHHHQAAATTPTALGRQPHAVSSSEFFSVSFCMDSSQHPDEEFIPATKGVTLLNALSHALRRRNLTFSQITITDNNPTPSFLDAGPSPATSSVDEQTDVENLAGHHLCITERGSNRKPLQKAASFGSRQPPPRLLPSASTEETSDAAVAAGKQIKQRWSSLFGIKNPQQSQLCELLNSYSRSGVPQRAEGLSFEHPDLDNSLAYLQNMHKSWRDFVESEAMPESEVKIQTAIWELVTTEVYYIHALQTVTDLFLACLEAVQTERLLIDVDQARLFSNVRAVCEANIKFWTMWLYPMVAHSVMTHEPLRCAFFQEGFIAFASIFAPYKIYCAEQSTCQFYCKELNQNNPLFTSYLAWCESQKMCNRLRLADIVVRPMQRLTKYSLLLAAIKKHMGDVEEIEAIDVMMHSVENFVGSVNNHLTMRQENERLKGVMVRIESYDVVDTNNEGLDKLIKQHSQMFDLCAPMRGCPAYHVRHLFMEGDHKFKDNLGKSDVHCFLLTDLLLVCKTMAKRGLGALKVIRQPYLTDQLIVNMAPNNTINCVYLNEFQVATTAFTLQCTEAKNWYDAMWRAKTIYQRLKRGAGGGGGGGTVGDSFRFGGSGTSGGTADSLGVRKSPMNSSICSHVSSANNSHSGSVEWNDSRNISVDFEKTNSVSSDEGSGMMTGNHGMAGKGKQQLISGLHKAKIGMIGAIGSKSANTLTVQPLNHLGQSLPNLNMHHSHTNNTLLVPGTTTSHSGNMLLSPSHRGISYPPPSPTRVPLRRGMAFSTSTKNPPLRKTRNVTSQNSINWHQIPATPTPTPPSPRSQHTTTPASIALQKSLPVLDPSLPPLLHKQLSHQAPLTTSSTETDV; via the exons ATGGGTGGTGGCTTTGCGGGGCCACCAATTACAttagcaaccagcaaccagagCCCGGCcttagccagagccagagccagaaacaCCAAGGCCCCACAGCCTCAACCacaccccagccccaacccatATCCGCGGACACAAACAGAGACGcaaacggagacggagacggcgacggagacggagaccagGTCCTCAACCATCGCTCCAATGCACGAGAAACTcctggagaaggaggagacgCGCAAAGAAAAGACTGAACGGGCAACAAGTCTGCTTGGCGGCAAGGTCAAGGAGAAGCCGCCCAAGGACAAGCCACCCAAGCAATCGAAATTCGCCGAGCGGCTGCGACGCTCCTTCCGCCGCGGCGACCATCGGTCGCTGGAGATCAAGCGTCAGGAGCCCACGCCGGAAGAGCTACAGGCCAAGAGCCGTGCCActccaccgctgccgctgccgctgccgctgtcgtcgGAGAACAACAACCTGGTCGGTGGCAGGCCCCCCTCGGCCTTCGCCCTCAGCCAGCTCCATCTGCCCGGTGTGGGCCTCGGCGGACACATCAATCCCGCTTTGCTGCTGGACAGCCCCGACGAGTGCACGCCCCCGGAGTACGCCTACCGGCACCTGAGCAGCGTCGCCACCACCAACTCGAGCACCTCCCTGGAGAGCAACTGCGAGCTGGGAGATCTGAGCGGCTCCCAGACGAGCGTCTTCTACTGGGCCTGTGGCCAACAGACGACCACCGCATCCATGGGCGGAGAGGTGAGCACGGCCAACGGTGCGGGTGCGACTGCgagtgcgggtgcgggtgcgggagcagcaacaggaacaggatTGGATGCACAAGAGCGTAGCAAGCGACGCCTGGAGACACAGAGCAGCAATCGGAGCGACCAGCAGCCGATATCCATTACAACGACCACATCCTCGGCACCGGCCAGCGGCAGCCGGAGCTGCAGCCTCACCAGCGAGAGCAGCTCCGTGCGGCTCACACGACTCCAGAACTTCCTGTTCAAGAGCAGCAACGAGAGCTCGAGGAGCTGCCAGGGGCATTCGAACGAGGGCTTTACCGCCTCCTCGCACAACTCCTCCTCGGGGGAGTGGGAGCAGATGGGCGCCCACGGGCCGctgtccagcagcagcggtgtgGGCTTCCACGGTGGCTCCTTCCCAGAGGAGAGCACACCCGATGAGACCGATGCCACGGACGCGGGCAGCACGCTGCCGGTGGAGAGCGGCGAGGCCGGAGGCGGCTACTACCAGTACACGCTGACCTCCCCGAACAACCCCTTCCTGCCGGAGATCACAGCCCGCACCTACCACAGCACCTACGAGGAAGATGGCCTGGAGCcgatggaggagctgcagctggatgGGAACGTGACGTCCGTGAAGTACAATGCCAGTGCCGCTGGCACGCGGTCCGCCCAGCTGCCGACCCCCGCCTACAGTCGCGCCGGGTCCCAGGAGTCGACGCACAGCGAGAGCGGCGTCAGCTGTCCCCCTGGGCCGAGTCCCAGTCcagcctccagctcctcctcgacGCCCGGACGGCACAGGCGCAAGCTTTTCAGCCTGAATTCGCCCACTCGTCTGCTGCACCATGCGCCCGTcgcccagtcccagcccccgCCGTCGGCCTCGCCACCCGCCGGCACCCAGCAGGAGAGCGGCGGCCGGTTCCATTCTGGCAGTCTGGTGCGGAGTCTCAATCCCTTCCTGCCCACCGCCTCCTCGCCCAAGCGGGGCTCGCCCCTGAAGCAGTCGGCCGTCACCTCGCCGGGCGCCGTGACCCCGGACCTGGGCACGAAGCGGGAGGAGTTCCTGCGGGCCACCATGAAGATTTGCCTGGTCGTCTCGCCGCCCAGCAGCAAGCTGCAG CTGAAATCGAAAAGCCTCACGCACTTGGATGGCCTCGACACGGTGGTGGCCTGCCAGCACGGGCCCGGGGGgactgcagcaacaacatcggTGGTCCAGGCACCTGGGGCATCTGGGGCACCTGGGGTGTCCTCcgggcatcagcatcagcatcagcatcatcatcaggcgGCAGCAACGACACCGACGGCGCTTGGCCGGCAGCCCCATGCG GTATCCAGTTCCGAGTTCTTTTCCGTGTCGTTTTGCATGGACTCGTCCCAGCATCCGGACGAGGAATTCATACCGGCCACAAAAGGTGTAACCCTACT TAATGCCCTCAGCCATGCCCTGCGGCGGAGAAACCTCACCTTTTCGCAGATCACGATAACGGACAATAATCCCACGCCCAGTTTTTTAGATGCAGGTCCCTCGCCCGCAACGAGCTCCGTGGATGAGCAAACCGACGTGGAGAACCTGGCTGGCCACCATTTGTGCATCACGGAACGGGGCTCCAATCGCAAGCCACTGCAGAAGGCGGCCTCCTTT GGATCCCGACAACCGCCGCCCCGCCTGCTGCCCTCCGCCTCGACGGAAGAGACCAGCGACGCAGCTGTGGCGGCAGGCAAGCAGATCAAACAGCGATGGTCCTCCCTGTTCGGCATCAAGAACCCCCAGCAGAGCCAGCTGTGTGAGCTCCTAAACAGCTACTCGCGGAGTGGAGTGCCGCAGCGGGCGGAGGGTCTCAGCTTCGAGCATCCGGACCTCGACAACTCGCTGGCATACCTGCAGAACATGCACAAGTCCTGGCGGGACTTCGTCGAGAGCGAGGCCATGCCCGAGAGCGAGGTCAAGATCCAGACGGCCATATGGGAGCTGGTCACCACCGAAGTGTACTACATACACGCCCTGCAAACGGTGACGGAT CTTTTCCTAGCTTGTCTGGAGGCCGTGCAGACGGAACGCCTGCTGATTGATGTGGACCAGGCGCGTCTGTTCTCCAATGTGCGGGCCGTCTGCGAGGCGAACATAAAGTTCTGGACCATGTGGCTCTATCCGATGGTGGCACACAGTGTGATGACCCACGAGCCCCTGCGATGCGCCTTCTTCCAGGAGGGATTCATTGCATTCGCCTCAATCTTTGCGCCATACAAA ATCTACTGTGCCGAGCAGAGCACTTGCCAGTTCTACTGTAAGGAGCTCAACCAGAACAATCCCCTGTTCACCTCGTATCTGGCGTGGTGCGAGTCTCAGAAGATGTGCAACCGCCTGCGGCTGGCCGACATTGTCGTGCGGCCGATGCAGCGCTTGACAAAGTACAGCCTCCTGCTGGCCGCCATCAAGAAGCACATGGGGGACGTGGAGGAGATCGAAGCCATTGACGTGATGATGCACAGCGTCGAGAACTTTGTGGGCAGCGTCAACAATCACCTAACGATGCGGCAGGAGAACGAGCGGCTCAAGGGCGTGATGGTGCGGATCGAATCGTACGACGTTGTG GACACCAACAACGAGGGTCTGGACAAGCTCATCAAGCAGCACAGCCAGATGTTCGATCTGTGCGCCCCCATGCGGGGCTGCCCGGCATATCATGTGCGGCACCTGTTCATGGAGGGCGACCACAAGTTCAAGGACAACCTGGGCAAGTCCGATGTGCACTGCTTCCTCCTGACGGACCTACTGCTCGTCTGCAAGACAATGGCCAAGCGGGGCTTGGGCGCCCTGAAGGTCATCCGACAGCCGTACCTAACCGACCAGCTAATCGTCAACATGGCTCCCAATAACACCATCAACTGTGTCTACCTTAACGAGTTCCAAGTGGCCACCACAGCGTTCACGCTGCAGTGCACCGAGGCCAAAAACTGGTACGACGCGATGTGGCGGGCCAAGACCATCTACCAAAGACTGAAGCGCGgcgccggcggcggcggcggcggtggcacaGTGGGTGACAGCTTCCGCTTTGGAGGCAGCGGCACAAGCGGCGGCACTGCCGACTCCCTGGGGGTGCGCAAGTCGCCCATGAACTCCTCCATCTGCAGCCATGTATCCAGTGcgaacaacagccacagcggcAGCGTCGAGTGGAACGATTCGCGCAACATATCCGTAGACTTTGAGAAGACAAACTCCGTGTCGAGCGACGAGGGCTCCGGCATGATGACGG GCAACCATGGAATGGCCGGGAAGGGAAAGCAGCAACTGATTAGCGGTCTGCACAAGGCAAAGATAGGGATGATTGGGGCCATTGGCTCCAAGTCGGCGAATACCCTGACTGTGCAGCCATTGAACCACCTGGGGCAGAGTCTGCCCAACCTGAACATGCACCACAGTCACAC TAACAATACCCTGCTCGTGCCGGGCACGACCACTAGCCACTCGGGCAACATGTTGTTGTCGCCCAGCCATCGTGGCATTTCCTATCCGCCGCCGAGCCCAACGAG AGTGCCGCTGCGCCGTGGCATGGCCTTCTCGACCTCCACCAAGAATCCGCCACTGCGGAAGACGCGCAACGTCACCTCCCAGAACAGTATTAACTGGCACCAGATACCGGCCACACCGACGCCCACGCCGCCCAGTCCCCGGTCGCAGCACACCACCACCCCGGCCAGCATTGCCCTGCAGAAGTCGCTGCCTGTGCTGGACCCATCGTTGCCACCGTTGCTCCACAAGCAGCTCTCCCACCAGGCACCCCTGACGACGTCCAGCACCGAGACGGACGTATGA
- the LOC6900419 gene encoding uncharacterized protein isoform X5 — protein MGGGFAGPPITLATSNQSPALARARARNTKAPQPQPHPSPNPYPRTQTETQTETETATETETRSSTIAPMHEKLLEKEETRKEKTERATSLLGGKVKEKPPKDKPPKQSKFAERLRRSFRRGDHRSLEIKRQEPTPEELQAKSRATPPLPLPLPLSSENNNLVGGRPPSAFALSQLHLPGVGLGGHINPALLLDSPDECTPPEYAYRHLSSVATTNSSTSLESNCELGDLSGSQTSVFYWACGQQTTTASMGGEVSTANGAGATASAGAGAGAATGTGLDAQERSKRRLETQSSNRSDQQPISITTTTSSAPASGSRSCSLTSESSSVRLTRLQNFLFKSSNESSRSCQGHSNEGFTASSHNSSSGEWEQMGAHGPLSSSSGVGFHGGSFPEESTPDETDATDAGSTLPVESGEAGGGYYQYTLTSPNNPFLPEITARTYHSTYEEDGLEPMEELQLDGNVTSVKYNASAAGTRSAQLPTPAYSRAGSQESTHSESGVSCPPGPSPSPASSSSSTPGRHRRKLFSLNSPTRLLHHAPVAQSQPPPSASPPAGTQQESGGRFHSGSLVRSLNPFLPTASSPKRGSPLKQSAVTSPGAVTPDLGTKREEFLRATMKICLVVSPPSSKLQLKSKSLTHLDGLDTVVACQHGPGGTAATTSVVQAPGASGAPGVSSGHQHQHQHHHQAAATTPTALGRQPHAVSSSEFFSVSFCMDSSQHPDEEFIPATKGVTLLNALSHALRRRNLTFSQITITDNNPTPSFLDAGPSPATSSVDEQTDVENLAGHHLCITERGSNRKPLQKAASFGSRQPPPRLLPSASTEETSDAAVAAGKQIKQRWSSLFGIKNPQQSQLCELLNSYSRSGVPQRAEGLSFEHPDLDNSLAYLQNMHKSWRDFVESEAMPESEVKIQTAIWELVTTEVYYIHALQTVTDLFLACLEAVQTERLLIDVDQARLFSNVRAVCEANIKFWTMWLYPMVAHSVMTHEPLRCAFFQEGFIAFASIFAPYKIYCAEQSTCQFYCKELNQNNPLFTSYLAWCESQKMCNRLRLADIVVRPMQRLTKYSLLLAAIKKHMGDVEEIEAIDVMMHSVENFVGSVNNHLTMRQENERLKGVMVRIESYDVVDTNNEGLDKLIKQHSQMFDLCAPMRGCPAYHVRHLFMEGDHKFKDNLGKSDVHCFLLTDLLLVCKTMAKRGLGALKVIRQPYLTDQLIVNMAPNNTINCVYLNEFQVATTAFTLQCTEAKNWYDAMWRAKTIYQRLKRGAGGGGGGGTVGDSFRFGGSGTSGGTADSLGVRKSPMNSSICSHVSSANNSHSGSVEWNDSRNISVDFEKTNSVSSDEGSGMMTGNHGMAGKGKQQLISGLHKAKIGMIGAIGSKSANTLTVQPLNHLGQSLPNLNMHHSHTVPLRRGMAFSTSTKNPPLRKTRNVTSQNSINWHQIPATPTPTPPSPRSQHTTTPASIALQKSLPVLDPSLPPLLHKQLSHQAPLTTSSTETDV, from the exons ATGGGTGGTGGCTTTGCGGGGCCACCAATTACAttagcaaccagcaaccagagCCCGGCcttagccagagccagagccagaaacaCCAAGGCCCCACAGCCTCAACCacaccccagccccaacccatATCCGCGGACACAAACAGAGACGcaaacggagacggagacggcgacggagacggagaccagGTCCTCAACCATCGCTCCAATGCACGAGAAACTcctggagaaggaggagacgCGCAAAGAAAAGACTGAACGGGCAACAAGTCTGCTTGGCGGCAAGGTCAAGGAGAAGCCGCCCAAGGACAAGCCACCCAAGCAATCGAAATTCGCCGAGCGGCTGCGACGCTCCTTCCGCCGCGGCGACCATCGGTCGCTGGAGATCAAGCGTCAGGAGCCCACGCCGGAAGAGCTACAGGCCAAGAGCCGTGCCActccaccgctgccgctgccgctgccgctgtcgtcgGAGAACAACAACCTGGTCGGTGGCAGGCCCCCCTCGGCCTTCGCCCTCAGCCAGCTCCATCTGCCCGGTGTGGGCCTCGGCGGACACATCAATCCCGCTTTGCTGCTGGACAGCCCCGACGAGTGCACGCCCCCGGAGTACGCCTACCGGCACCTGAGCAGCGTCGCCACCACCAACTCGAGCACCTCCCTGGAGAGCAACTGCGAGCTGGGAGATCTGAGCGGCTCCCAGACGAGCGTCTTCTACTGGGCCTGTGGCCAACAGACGACCACCGCATCCATGGGCGGAGAGGTGAGCACGGCCAACGGTGCGGGTGCGACTGCgagtgcgggtgcgggtgcgggagcagcaacaggaacaggatTGGATGCACAAGAGCGTAGCAAGCGACGCCTGGAGACACAGAGCAGCAATCGGAGCGACCAGCAGCCGATATCCATTACAACGACCACATCCTCGGCACCGGCCAGCGGCAGCCGGAGCTGCAGCCTCACCAGCGAGAGCAGCTCCGTGCGGCTCACACGACTCCAGAACTTCCTGTTCAAGAGCAGCAACGAGAGCTCGAGGAGCTGCCAGGGGCATTCGAACGAGGGCTTTACCGCCTCCTCGCACAACTCCTCCTCGGGGGAGTGGGAGCAGATGGGCGCCCACGGGCCGctgtccagcagcagcggtgtgGGCTTCCACGGTGGCTCCTTCCCAGAGGAGAGCACACCCGATGAGACCGATGCCACGGACGCGGGCAGCACGCTGCCGGTGGAGAGCGGCGAGGCCGGAGGCGGCTACTACCAGTACACGCTGACCTCCCCGAACAACCCCTTCCTGCCGGAGATCACAGCCCGCACCTACCACAGCACCTACGAGGAAGATGGCCTGGAGCcgatggaggagctgcagctggatgGGAACGTGACGTCCGTGAAGTACAATGCCAGTGCCGCTGGCACGCGGTCCGCCCAGCTGCCGACCCCCGCCTACAGTCGCGCCGGGTCCCAGGAGTCGACGCACAGCGAGAGCGGCGTCAGCTGTCCCCCTGGGCCGAGTCCCAGTCcagcctccagctcctcctcgacGCCCGGACGGCACAGGCGCAAGCTTTTCAGCCTGAATTCGCCCACTCGTCTGCTGCACCATGCGCCCGTcgcccagtcccagcccccgCCGTCGGCCTCGCCACCCGCCGGCACCCAGCAGGAGAGCGGCGGCCGGTTCCATTCTGGCAGTCTGGTGCGGAGTCTCAATCCCTTCCTGCCCACCGCCTCCTCGCCCAAGCGGGGCTCGCCCCTGAAGCAGTCGGCCGTCACCTCGCCGGGCGCCGTGACCCCGGACCTGGGCACGAAGCGGGAGGAGTTCCTGCGGGCCACCATGAAGATTTGCCTGGTCGTCTCGCCGCCCAGCAGCAAGCTGCAG CTGAAATCGAAAAGCCTCACGCACTTGGATGGCCTCGACACGGTGGTGGCCTGCCAGCACGGGCCCGGGGGgactgcagcaacaacatcggTGGTCCAGGCACCTGGGGCATCTGGGGCACCTGGGGTGTCCTCcgggcatcagcatcagcatcagcatcatcatcaggcgGCAGCAACGACACCGACGGCGCTTGGCCGGCAGCCCCATGCG GTATCCAGTTCCGAGTTCTTTTCCGTGTCGTTTTGCATGGACTCGTCCCAGCATCCGGACGAGGAATTCATACCGGCCACAAAAGGTGTAACCCTACT TAATGCCCTCAGCCATGCCCTGCGGCGGAGAAACCTCACCTTTTCGCAGATCACGATAACGGACAATAATCCCACGCCCAGTTTTTTAGATGCAGGTCCCTCGCCCGCAACGAGCTCCGTGGATGAGCAAACCGACGTGGAGAACCTGGCTGGCCACCATTTGTGCATCACGGAACGGGGCTCCAATCGCAAGCCACTGCAGAAGGCGGCCTCCTTT GGATCCCGACAACCGCCGCCCCGCCTGCTGCCCTCCGCCTCGACGGAAGAGACCAGCGACGCAGCTGTGGCGGCAGGCAAGCAGATCAAACAGCGATGGTCCTCCCTGTTCGGCATCAAGAACCCCCAGCAGAGCCAGCTGTGTGAGCTCCTAAACAGCTACTCGCGGAGTGGAGTGCCGCAGCGGGCGGAGGGTCTCAGCTTCGAGCATCCGGACCTCGACAACTCGCTGGCATACCTGCAGAACATGCACAAGTCCTGGCGGGACTTCGTCGAGAGCGAGGCCATGCCCGAGAGCGAGGTCAAGATCCAGACGGCCATATGGGAGCTGGTCACCACCGAAGTGTACTACATACACGCCCTGCAAACGGTGACGGAT CTTTTCCTAGCTTGTCTGGAGGCCGTGCAGACGGAACGCCTGCTGATTGATGTGGACCAGGCGCGTCTGTTCTCCAATGTGCGGGCCGTCTGCGAGGCGAACATAAAGTTCTGGACCATGTGGCTCTATCCGATGGTGGCACACAGTGTGATGACCCACGAGCCCCTGCGATGCGCCTTCTTCCAGGAGGGATTCATTGCATTCGCCTCAATCTTTGCGCCATACAAA ATCTACTGTGCCGAGCAGAGCACTTGCCAGTTCTACTGTAAGGAGCTCAACCAGAACAATCCCCTGTTCACCTCGTATCTGGCGTGGTGCGAGTCTCAGAAGATGTGCAACCGCCTGCGGCTGGCCGACATTGTCGTGCGGCCGATGCAGCGCTTGACAAAGTACAGCCTCCTGCTGGCCGCCATCAAGAAGCACATGGGGGACGTGGAGGAGATCGAAGCCATTGACGTGATGATGCACAGCGTCGAGAACTTTGTGGGCAGCGTCAACAATCACCTAACGATGCGGCAGGAGAACGAGCGGCTCAAGGGCGTGATGGTGCGGATCGAATCGTACGACGTTGTG GACACCAACAACGAGGGTCTGGACAAGCTCATCAAGCAGCACAGCCAGATGTTCGATCTGTGCGCCCCCATGCGGGGCTGCCCGGCATATCATGTGCGGCACCTGTTCATGGAGGGCGACCACAAGTTCAAGGACAACCTGGGCAAGTCCGATGTGCACTGCTTCCTCCTGACGGACCTACTGCTCGTCTGCAAGACAATGGCCAAGCGGGGCTTGGGCGCCCTGAAGGTCATCCGACAGCCGTACCTAACCGACCAGCTAATCGTCAACATGGCTCCCAATAACACCATCAACTGTGTCTACCTTAACGAGTTCCAAGTGGCCACCACAGCGTTCACGCTGCAGTGCACCGAGGCCAAAAACTGGTACGACGCGATGTGGCGGGCCAAGACCATCTACCAAAGACTGAAGCGCGgcgccggcggcggcggcggcggtggcacaGTGGGTGACAGCTTCCGCTTTGGAGGCAGCGGCACAAGCGGCGGCACTGCCGACTCCCTGGGGGTGCGCAAGTCGCCCATGAACTCCTCCATCTGCAGCCATGTATCCAGTGcgaacaacagccacagcggcAGCGTCGAGTGGAACGATTCGCGCAACATATCCGTAGACTTTGAGAAGACAAACTCCGTGTCGAGCGACGAGGGCTCCGGCATGATGACGG GCAACCATGGAATGGCCGGGAAGGGAAAGCAGCAACTGATTAGCGGTCTGCACAAGGCAAAGATAGGGATGATTGGGGCCATTGGCTCCAAGTCGGCGAATACCCTGACTGTGCAGCCATTGAACCACCTGGGGCAGAGTCTGCCCAACCTGAACATGCACCACAGTCACAC AGTGCCGCTGCGCCGTGGCATGGCCTTCTCGACCTCCACCAAGAATCCGCCACTGCGGAAGACGCGCAACGTCACCTCCCAGAACAGTATTAACTGGCACCAGATACCGGCCACACCGACGCCCACGCCGCCCAGTCCCCGGTCGCAGCACACCACCACCCCGGCCAGCATTGCCCTGCAGAAGTCGCTGCCTGTGCTGGACCCATCGTTGCCACCGTTGCTCCACAAGCAGCTCTCCCACCAGGCACCCCTGACGACGTCCAGCACCGAGACGGACGTATGA